Genomic segment of Paenibacillus polymyxa:
GCTGAAAATAATCACAGGCATTTTGTACAGCCGCGCAAAGCCTTGACTGACGATGCCGATGAGGATCGTTGCTAAAAGGCTGGCGCTCACAGGTCCCATGCTGTCCGTGGTTGAATAATAGACCAGCCAACCTAGCATACCAACAAAACCACATTGCAGCAGCGAGCGCCGGGGGGCGTGGAAAAGTATGCCGAAACCAGCGGTGGCAATAAAGCTTGTGAATAATTGTGCAAGCATAGACTTGAATCTCCTCCGAATCACATATAAGAAATGATAACCGCAACGCCAGCTCCAATGCCGAAAGACGTCAGGCAAGCA
This window contains:
- a CDS encoding threonine/serine exporter family protein; the encoded protein is MLAQLFTSFIATAGFGILFHAPRRSLLQCGFVGMLGWLVYYSTTDSMGPVSASLLATILIGIVSQGFARLYKMPVIIFSVAGMIPLVPGGMAYNAMRQFVQQHYPQALELALSTLMIAGAIAVGLVLSEVLNQIFHNIRFRPQR